From Mytilus trossulus isolate FHL-02 unplaced genomic scaffold, PNRI_Mtr1.1.1.hap1 h1tg000457l__unscaffolded, whole genome shotgun sequence, the proteins below share one genomic window:
- the LOC134702408 gene encoding uncharacterized protein LOC134702408 — MSCTRTETIQNTTEVKPPIQPRNNINISSKTNCGSIIPPNIGHASEIHKAIIQQNIANHNISDINRKLPSSPISNEFDTKIKQSNLETDKTTEDTSDKEDVIEVEEGKENEIADAHIFSMKSTLSTEFNNAVHDSLPNSEELEIMVLVGELNINARITGGTEAKKCVDHEWITQMIMTMQLSVDHERITEVAQLQKNEQRDEFNQANMTDGISNANAALASISAKIHDNISVLLNRKEHTLKEIAVLNPAIMRDNTLANVFDKMGYLSTFTLNFEEYGELSLHGVNLRRDIQVIMNDFTLDLHSLTARVTYKMFYFVIDMIRKLSDFTEMIQTLPLLVQLFYGTKGMFLKIRNLLIEPMHMFKQRTQDDDINDIIKILCISYKKIHKGYFDIKMPWRKLNLDNNTFPSKALFNLILLQKENSKVGAMFCKVQILNYFLKADINEQNSEIKTKQDSKKKLVGAKYTKMLQCLDKHFFKTLDNKLRAIILDGYKDTHKEQKQYTTAIDTHARTMEKQNKTSKTAKEPRREKMPSNTRVHSAQPDGGSVEILDGRNLADLLLPLKDRPHVGYPASHPLLMAKIRFIGQSSELNSFLHRIRSFVLGENPGNISWPDDAMVRPLPLACSGFSYEGNGKEIVCKYCGFKTDTDSWHDNDEKYGMSIHRKAGTFCPFMNSFIDSEVVILEDDDELDQEQSQVNTLYFLFCRPETCFQDIKILNTFFTSRRIQHSQPIITEELVDKLILNEFYVKQKIFFDKYFSNGKKRYRKNM; from the exons AT GTCTTGCACACGCACCGAGACGATACAAAATACAACTGAAGTAAAACCACCAATCCAACCAaggaataatataaatatttcaagcaAGACAAATTGTGGAAGCATAATACCACCAAACATTGGTCATGCGTCAG AAATACATAAAGCTATCATACAGCAGAACATTGCAAACCATAATATAAGTGATATTAATCGAAAACTACCATCCTCTCcaatatcaaatgaatttgACACCAAAATCAAGCAATCCAACTTAGAAACCGATAAAACAACTGAGGATACATCTGACAAAGAAGATGTTATTGAAGTGGAAGAAGGAAAAGAGAATGAAATAGCTGATGCACACATATTTTCTATGAAAAG CACATTGTCGACAGAATTTAACAATGCAGTGCATGACAGCTTACCAAATTCAGAGGAATTGGAGATAATGGTCCTTGTGGGTGAGCTCAATATTAATGCAAGGATAACTGGAGGAACTGAAGCAAAAAAATGTGTGGACCATGAATGGATAACTCAAATGATTATGACTATGCAATTGTCTGTGGATCATGAAAGGATAACTGAAGTGGCTCAATTGCAGAAAAACGAACAG AGGGACGAATTCAATCAAGCAAACATGACTGATGGTATTTCAAATGCGAATGCTGCATTAGCAAGCATCTCAGCAAAAATACATGATAACATCTCAGTCCTATTGAATCGTAAGGAACACACCCTAAAAGAG ATTGCTGTATTGAATCCAGCAATAATGAGAGATAATACATTAGCAAacgtatttgataaaatgggaTATCTCAGCACATTCacattaaattttgaagaatatgGAGAACTGTCACTACATGGG GTGAATTTAAGGCGTGATATTCAAGTAATAATGAATGACTTCACTTTGGATTTGCATTCTTTAACAGCCAGAGTCACTTATAAGATGTTTTATTTCGTCATAGACATGATAAGAAAGTTATCGGATTTCACAGAAATG ATCCAGACTCTGCCATTGCTGGTACAGCTCTTTTATGGAACGAAAGGCATGTTTCTTAAAATACGAAACCTACttattgaaccaatgcataTGTTCAAACAAAGAACACAAGATGACGATATTAAtgacattatcaagattttATGTATTTCATATAAGAAGATACACAAAggatattttgatataaagatGCCATGGCGAAAATTGAATTTAGACAACAATACATTTCCTTCAAAG gCATTATTCAACCTGATACTCctacaaaaagaaaattccAAGGTGGGAGCAATGTTCTGTAAAGTACAAATTCTAAACTATTTTTTGAAAGCAGATATTAATGAGCAGAATTCAGAAATAAAGACTAAACAAGATAGTAAAAAGAAGTTGGTTGGTGCtaaatacacaaaaatgttgCAG TGTTTGgacaaacattttttcaaaactcTGGATAACAAATTACGAGCAATAATATTGGACGGCTATAAAGATACACATAAAGAGCAAAAACAATACACAACTGCTATAGATACACATGCAAGAACTatggaaaaacaaaataaaactagcAAAACAGCCAAAGAGCCAAGGCGAGAAAAGATGCCTTCAAACACAAGAGTTCATTCAGCACAACCAGATGGAGGATCGGTTGAAATTCTCGACGGAAGAAATCTTGCCGATTTGCTTCTACCGCTAAAAGATCGTCCACATGTTGGGTATCCTGCTTCTCATCCTCTTTTAATGGCAAAAATCAGATTTATTGGTCAAAGTTCGGAACTGAATTCTTTCTTGCACAGAATACGTTCATTTGTTTTAGGAGAAAATCCAGGGAACATTTCGTGGCCAGATGATGCTATGGTCAGACCATTACCGTTAGCCTGTTCTGGATTTAGTTACGAAGGAAATGGAAAAGAAATTGTCTGCAAATATTGCGGTTTTAAAACCGATACAGATTCATGGCATGACAACGATGAGAAATATGGAATGTCTATTCACCGAAAAGCAGGAACATTTTGTCCTTTTATGAACTCTTTTATTGATTCAGAAGTAGTTATTCTAGAAGATGATGACGAGCTTGATCAAGAACAATCTCAGGTTAacactttgtattttttattttgtcgaCCTGAGACTTGCTTTCAAGATATTAAGATCTTAAATACGTTTTTTACTAGCCGACGTATACAACACTCCCAACCAATTATCACAGAAGAGTTAGTTGATAAGTTGATCTTAAATgaattttatgtaaaacaaaaaatctttttcgACAAATATTTCAGTAATGGTAAGAAAAGATACaggaaaaatatgtaa
- the LOC134702410 gene encoding uncharacterized protein LOC134702410, producing the protein MKFNILKIFLQLQIDVEESFYTISITCSPHWFPRHYTNNSVFDNVYTVYAVPIFSWENPEVVHLQQNNSIDNLEELPSLNDTLDGFSILQDITEMENSSITLNDDHQGRNFNIEQSRSSQEMGNQSHFRQLGRSLPSPQSHDPHDYIDMRTRSTDCSGLQSVNTSVHERHMQSTSTSSGPISVSSSNHFGYVAEEDYAHTHHNTQGQYLEYNHAFTHNLNDHLSTRGGTDMVSVTNENSTTDSTCILEVDPRVASNNDSLRNLNLNIRRIPLSSIQSRDTRYEQSHNSNDIAPNSEISSRFDFSDMHLEDERVNRHENTNPNNVPFIQENSQQNYDGFCNDPKRNESNVTAKENNHFQSEIQNFRQQRRAASLVLSPSLQRINPELRYCTPNVHCRHPTRPPDKTNTQRKSPLSVAILCENDLERDEIIKRLISKGYSLEAVERAIKCFINTTGIEHFTAEDLLQILRTE; encoded by the exons ATGAAATTCAACATATTGAAG ATTTTTCTCCAGTTACAGATTGACGTGGAAGAGTCATTTTACACAATATCCATAACATGTTCACCTCACTGGTTTCCTCGTCATTACACAAATAACAGCGTATTTGACAATGTCTATACTGTATATGCTGTTCCAATTTTTTCATGGGAAAATCCCGAAGTTGTGCATTTACAGCAGAATAACAGTATTGACAATCTTGAAGAACTACCTAGTCTCAATGACACACTGGATGGTTTCTCTATTTTGCAGGATATAACCGAAATGGAAAATAGTTCCATTACGTTAAATGACGATCATCAGGGACGGAATTTTAATATAGAACAATCTCGTTCCTCGCAGGAAATGGGAAACCAAAGTCACTTTAGACAATTAGGACGTAGTCTGCCATCACCACAGTCACATGACCCACATGATTATATAGACATGAGGACAAGATCAACAGATTGTTCAGGTTTGCAGTCAGTAAATACATCCGTACATGAAAGGCACATGCAGTCAACTTCTACTTCATCTGGTCCTATAAGCGTTTCCAGTTCAAATCATTTTGGCTATGTAGCAGAGGAGGACTATGCACATACTCATCATAATACTCAAGGGCAGTATTTGGAATACAATCATGCGTTTACTCATAATCTAAATGACCATTTGTCTACACGAGGAGGAACAGATATGGTATCTGTGACTAATGAAAATAGTACAACAGATTCTACGTGTATTTTAGAAGTAGATCCGCGTGTTGCCTCAAACAATGATTCCTTAcgcaatttgaatttaaatataagaagaatCCCACTTTCGTCGATACAAAGTAGGGACACACGCTATGAACAGTCACATAATTCAAATGACATTGCACCAAACTCAGAAATATCATCGCGTTTCGACTTTAGCGACATGCATTTAGAAGATGAAAGGGTCAATCGTCATGAGAATACCAACCCAAATAATGTACCATTCATACAAGAGAATTCGCAACAGAACTATGACGGATTTTGTAATGATCCTAAACGGAATGAAAGCAATGTAACTGctaaagaaaataatcattttcaatctgaaattcaaaattttcgACAACAGAGGAGAGCTGCATCGTTGGTTTTGTCTCCCTCGCTACAACGGATCAACCCAGAACTGAGATATTGTACACCTAACGTGCATTGTCGACATCCAACCCGACCTCCAGATAAAACTAACACACAGAGAAAAAGTCCACTTTCAGTTG ctATTCTATGTGAAAATGATCTGGAGAGGGATGAAATCATTAAACGCTTGATTAGTAAGGGATATTCCTTAGAAGCTGTTGAAAGAGCAATTAAGTGTTTCATTAACACTACAG GAATAGAGCATTTTACAGCTGAAGACTTGCTACAAATTCTCCGCACTGAGTAA